The Acropora muricata isolate sample 2 chromosome 4, ASM3666990v1, whole genome shotgun sequence genome contains the following window.
TCTTACTAGAAATGatgtttaaataataataatgataataataatataaaaattattatgaaGTCAAAAGGATACTTCATGGTGCTTACTGTGGCCAGCATGCacgcaataattattattgtgagcATTTAAGAGCATGACTATGTGAAGACACCTTGGAATTTTTGTTTAATAAGTTCTTTGGCAACAACAGAAAATGGTATAGCAAGTCAGTTCAATCGAAGGTCATCTCGATCGAAACCAaaagtcagttcgatcgaagagtaaatgattataaaaactACAGTTTTGCAACTGTATAGAGAATAATAAAAGTTCTTGTGTTGTGTAATGATTGCATGATGTAAAATACGCCACACGGAAACGCAGTGCAATACCAAATACGGAAACAGATGGCTGGTGGTCATGTTCCTTGAAGACCAGGTTCAAGAATGTGTTCTGCACAACTCCGAAGTTAACTGTATCAGAAATACTTTTAAACAGATTTGATAAATAGTAAGTTCAATACACTTAAGCAATAGTTACAATCTTTGATCAAACTGACTCTAGCTTGTCTTGAATCGAATTGACTTCTGTCGATCGAAACGCCCTTCGATCGAAACAACCTTCAATCGGACTGACTTGCATTCCAGAAAATTATTCAGATAATTTATGGAAAGACTCCAATCTGATAAAGATAAGAACAAATTATTAACTTTCAATAGCCTTTATTTAGAAAcagataatttcaaaatttatatTTGTTACACATTTTTGGGGGATGGTTTTATGACAGAAATAAGGAAGGACGTTTCTGAGCTATGGTCAACTGAATATCGAGTCGGCCACCTTTTAAAAATTATCCCCCTATTCAATCAAAAATATTTTACTAATTTTGCCTAAACTATCTGAATATTCAGTGGTTTGTTTACTTATATGATAAGCGGGTCAATTTTACCAAAGTAAGTTGTAATACATTTTAGGAAACGGTACAACTAACGAAGGGATGACGTTCCATGAAGAACCAAATTACATGTGCGACCTAAGAAATGAAGCCCATGCATAACCTCCACGGTTGATAGCCTACAAACAACGCACCTACAATAAAAACACACACATTCGAGAATTCTAAGTTACATTTCGAACAGAAATAACATAATCCGCAGTGGTTGAGaattacaacaaaacaatgtCTCAGAAATCCAAACGTATAATTTACTTGAATGGCTTCCAGGTGACGTAAAGCCGAATTCGgacgcgttttttttttatctcgaTCGATTCAACATAGTTAAGCCCATCAAGGCAACTTTTAATTACCTTCAGTGTCTATGGCTTGACCGACACATCCTATGTACCTCTCTATTTTATGTCACAATAGACTGCATGTTAAATACACTTTCTCTTAATTAATTGATGTGAGAAAGTGAGAAAATTCTGGTGCTCTGCCTTTTCCTGCCAATCACTCACGCGAGAAAACAAAGAATCGAATAAGTAATCAAAGAGGGTGAACCTCAGAACTTGATCGCTTTAAAACTTCATGTGACAATATGAAGTTAGGGGCACTCCGCCGAGTTTATACAAGCAATGACATAGCTCTTAATCGTTTTGAAATGGAGTCGCTTCGGAGGCAAACGCCGTAAATTAGACCTTGAAaacacaaataaacaaattcaaacATACCTGGTCTAGAGGTAACACTAAAAAAGTGCCTCCTCCACTAGATTCCAACGCTACCGCAAGAAACTTCGGATTCACAGCACAAAGGTTTCCACCTTCTGTTGAATGTGTTGACAAGCGTATTGCTTCATAGCATTTCTCTTTCTTGCAGGGGTTTCCAAAAACATGCTTAAACTTAGAGGAGCGAGGCACTTTGAACGATCCTCTCGAAGTCATGTTGGCTAGTTCGCGACGTTCACTCGctcaacaaaaaccaaagaagaGATGCGAACGGGAACCTTCCACTGTAGGTCTTTAACAATGCATATGCGTTCTTTGGAAAGCAGGTAGAAGAAATCAACCCAAGTTACTCACATCAGCCTTTTCTTTGCCTCGCTGAAGCTATGTTCGTCGTTATCTCCTGCCGATGTAAAAGAGAACCTGAGATTGGTTCTATTTCACAATAAACCATAAAAGAGCTATTCTTATTGGTGGATTTCGTTACGCGCGAAAGCACCTCTTCGCTTTCTCACGAATCTGCGAATGACAATTTCCAGTTAACTGCTGTTTCCGTTTTATTGCATTTAATAATACTTTACTTTGTTTCCGCCGTAGCGTGAAACAAAGGATCCTTGTCGTGATTTGTGGAAACATATTGCTTTTTTGACATAAGCTGGTTCCTGTGCTCCGCGTGGACAATGCGGGATTGTTCTAGCGAATGCCAACCATAATGaagtatttgtttgtttattctGTCATATTGAGCATATTTTTGCAGTCCTCATGATACGTTGTTgtttaatttcttgtttttttctaaatgcaaaaattaaaacataTCAGTATCTTTAAATTTGTACAGAAAATCCTTCTTAGAAACTTGACTTTCTACAATTGCAAGTGTAAACCAAGCTAGTTTGTAATTAATGGGTATTATGTAAGAGTGAGTGGAGTACAAATTCAGGAAgcaatcgggcgagtgattCGAAATCAGCGGAGCGCGTAGCTCGaggttgatttgaaattacgagcacgattacccctgaattgtacaacACCTATTACCTATAATTTAttgattgtgtcaataacaaaatgtaataaactcAGGAATTAAAAAGGGCACAtacgcttcttatcaatacataatcagTAAAGATGTcattgaaccagttaatttcgtccatgtttgttttcaatctgtacCTGTCAACCTGCTCACTTAAGAAGTTTCCCTTGATTTTTATTGACGAGGGTGAGCaaggtagttaaagtttattggctactggcatgaagtgcttaaatTCTTATCGGCTGTCTGTCCAATTTGGCCTGTCCAACTCCGAAAGTTTGGACCTgaaaacagccaattaagccataaataagggttGTTAACCACCAATcatattcaagcattttgttattggtgcaataatatttttattagcCATCACCCATTCAACTGATATTAGTTAATAACCACTGTGGAAATAACAAAATGCAGTTTCCTATCAATCTTAGACCCCAGAGTACTGGTCCCAAGTATCTGCCCAAATACTTACTATAACCCATAGATGGTTAATGCTAGGAATTataaaattgttatttcttAAATTGCACTGATTGCTACTAATAATAAACAACCGACAAATGTAATACCCTGGAAATTATGTATAAATGATCTACTTATCAGAAACTCTGACACTCATAATAGTTCAACCCGTTTCTGTAATATAACCTTAATGTTCCCGCATTTTAAGAGAATTACCAAAGGGGGACGAGCGTTTGCTGTGTGAACCACAAAAGAATGGAACAAATTAAGTGTGGATATTAAACAGAGTACCAGTGTAAAAAGTCTTAAGCGTTccctttttaaaataattttagatAATCAAATTCTTAGCAAATTATTCCTGtaaattgttaatttttaacaatattttataatgTATGTAGgtttcggttttctttttttaatcttcatATTGTTAATTTTTCGAGGGCCATTAGTTTATCAGTTTTATTACTGTTATATGTTACCCTTGTTAAATAAAGTCTTACTTACTTTCTGGACATAAACCATTCCATCTTGTACGTCATAAGGTTGAACGATGTGTTGCTGGGATCAAATTATTTACCTTTACCCTCTTTTCAGCCTTATGCAATAAAATTGCTATGTCATGTTATATAAAGTGGGTAATTTTGCCCATGGTAACAGTTCAGAATACATTGAATATTGAGGTCTCCAGTGAAGGTTCCAGTACATGACAAGTAGCCCAACTCCTGGCCACATTTTTTAATGTCTGGTCTCCTCTATTCAGAAGGTCCACCATGGCGAATCTCATGCTTGCACAAGTCTATTTTTGGTGATGGAGGAAACTATGGCATCCAAAGGAAACCCTGAACTGATATGTTACATGTCAAAAGGAAAACTAGATTGTCATGCAGACAGGAATTCTCAAATATTTTCCTACAAAGCAAAGCCATGTGCATTTTATTTTGGTTTGAAAATAAGGTGGCATCCAATCATGTGAGTTTCAAGGAAGCAAAAATAAGGACAATCAAACTTATGTTAAAAGAATGTACTGATGACCTCATTAAACATTCTTAATGTTAACAACAGCTTTGAAATAGTCAAGTTGGAATTACTTTTCAAAAGTGGTCTAAGCCCTCGACAAACTCTGCTGATTTCGATCCTATGTTCCcaaatctttgaaacttcccagGAGacagagttttcttcagagtgtttaacagaaatgttgcttagttacatcttcgagCCCAGCGTCgttaaatacgatattctaagtaatagcaagtgcagtaagctacatgcagctataaactgcctattttttatAAAATACTTTGCTGCAGTGACAACTCAATTTTACATTCTTAAATCATACATTCTCTATTCTCATCAGTTCAGAATATTTTTGAAAGAGaaagcatttttcaaagcctAGACAAAATAAGAGTTTGATGAGGTTGGTGCTCTTTATTCAAAATGGAGCAACTATTGAATACCCAGCCACCATTGTTAAAAACACCCTAAAAGGTCAAACCTTGATTCTCTGGACTTCTCTATAATTAACCAGACTTGCTTCCCTATTCccagtttttcatgaatattaataataaatcatATTTTATGATGTGCAGCAAaactttgaaattgaaaaatcatttgaCCACACTTACAAATTGGTTGATTTTGGACTCTTTCAAAGCCAAGAAGGTCTCCTCTTTGGTTCAGGGTCTACTGAAAATTCATATCCTTAAGTAATAATTCCTCTCTATTTTGCCCATTACCGAATTTGCTCCAAACCATGTGATGGCTATCAGAAAATGCAAAATCTACCCATAGTTAGTAGACCCATTATAGCGTCAAAATCATCTCCCAATATAAAATCTTCATCGctggccgccatatttgttgttgctgCACGATTCACTGTGCAGGCTCGTGATCACGTGGTGGTGCGTTTCAACATCAATAAACCAAACAATAGGCCggccctttgaagtttgccggctttcataaccattcccctctacttAAACTATGATCTACCTGAGTTGCGTAACCCTTTCACTACCATAAGTGCCACTGACaatcatcaatggggaacccctcaaGAGTGAAAGGGTAAggtattttagtaaaatccaactagtggtctatcatcaatgctgcgttctgattggttgagctactagtaggctatatgttatagcccactagtagcgaaaagcgcctgccatatttgtaatgttttggcggtaaaaaaggattgatgtctagctttaacttgcgaaagatgattagtctcgatttttttttgaccaactagttagattttactacaattattcctctcgccctcatagcccattcggcctttggccacaagggctattgactcatagcccattcgggcttgaggaataattgttaaatataccatTAGTACACCATGGAAAAAGTGCCAACATAACTAAAACAGACCCCATATGCTGCATTATGTTTAATGATAGTGCTTCAtataaagcatttttttttcacagcgaGAATTCTAAAAGTCAAAGATGATCACCTTTAAAACACTTACTGTAAAGGGAAGATTTAAGATCATTAAGATTGAATGGTTTCTCGTATATGCCCTAATTAATAAACATTTGCTTTTTAGGTTCAAAAACAATGCATTTACAGAGATTTAAAAGTTTAAATATAGTTTATTTATGCAAACctccttttatttctttcaattagCAGCTTTTATCTGGCTTAGTAACAATGAAGcagtaaaataaataattattaacagtagtagtagtagtagtagtagtagtagtagtagtagtagtagtacatAGTGAAATTATTTTAAGGAGATAGCCTCCATGTCatacaaaaacattttcaatgATCTCTTTCTCTGTAGATGTCACTTTGTACATGAGCTGGGCCtctgcaaaaaataaaagaataatagtTCCTTACTGACTGAGCATAGGGGTGACGTATCCAAGCAGATACAGGAAAGCAAGGTCTGTAATAAAATGAAGTAGGGCTGATATTCTCCAGTAGAGTCCAAAGTAAGTAAagttaatcaaatgaagatatgatcctcgcacttgctggacaatttaagcaattgtctcatgaacctgaaaaattcaggtgactcaacaggattcgaacccatgacctctgcgatgccggtgcagtgctctaaccaactgagctatgaagtcacacagtgaagagcaggtcaatttgttgggctcatgttttcccgtgaaaggaatgtcatatgaaagaaatgttatatgcagtgtgGTTTTTGAAaccaaatgaagatatgattgtccagcaagtgcgaggatcatatcttcatttgatttcaaaaaccgcactgcatataacatttctttcataagtAAAGTTAACTTAGTaattttaaagttaaagttagtggtttattatatggcaccatGTCTtttgacaaaataataattttcatgcttttcttCTTTCAGGCTATTGGTAACACTTCCCTGAAGTCTCGCAAATCTCTTCCATCAAGACTCTTtgtacaaaagaaaagaaatcactTTCCTCAATTCatagttttccattttgaaatttcatttccaAAGAGTTATCTAAGCAAGTAAGAAATAACGGCATTTTCACAATTGAGTGTTCCAACTTTTTTGAGCAACTGTTACAAATTTCTAGTGTCCCTGTATTAAATGTGACACTGACTGGAACTTTTGGCCAAGATAAAGGATAATTTTATGAActagtcaaaacaaaaatgaagaaaattggtcaaaatttggcCGAGATATCGAATCTTTTGGGGTCAAAAAAGGGGTGGTTTTGGTTGTTACGAATTGACATATAGATTAATTTGGTTCAAAATCCTGTGTTCATTTTTAGAACTACCTGTTTTACGAGCATTCTTTCACCTCGTTTGAATGAGATATACATACAAGCATGAAATCCCTAAGTTTCAAGCCAGCATAAAGTAGTTTTCACATTTGGCAGCTATTTTTTAAGAACTATGTCACTGTTACGAATTTGCCGCAGATTTCGGCTCATGCAACTGTAATTAAGCTAGAATCAAAGAAGATATGTGAATATTGGGGTTATGTTATTTTTTGGATAAGGCCAGATAACCCTAAaatgcaattaattaaataaaaacgttttaggAGACGCTTTTACTGCttcacaatttttcaaagttagcaaaaaaattttccggaaaaacctgtagtgtccgtaccccctatATTAATTTGGAAACCATAAGACCCTGCAACCTCTTTGCTGCAGGAGAGCCTTTGTTACATCTGTCATAACAATTGTTTacacacaagaaagaaaaatacattaccaggaaatatatatggggcaaaaagttctcaaatgtagtgtccgtaccccatgTAGTGTCCATACCCCCTAAAAAGAAAGTTACTTTCTCCTTGAAGATAAGAAACTGCCAGAAGAATTTttgacagaaaatgaaaaaaacctgCCCAATGGAGCAGTCAGACTATTTTTTTAGTGGCACatgaactttaaaatatattattataatgcaaTTGTAAGAAATCTCTGTATAGAGCACCTCCATGCTCTCTGTCCAGCATGcctaataatttcatttttgcaGCTGTAATTCATGGTACATGTATTTAATCTCCTTTGATTTTGGGTGTAAAATCTGTGGCCAAACCCAATAGATGAGTCTTGGGAGCCTACAGCTAGCATAATATGCACTGTTGGTTATCCAGAACTCGTGAACAAGAGGGAGCAGTTCCGGTTCAGTGCCACAGTTATGGCTAAAGTCTAGTAATAACTACTCATTTCAAGCTATTAAAGGACCCTTACCTATCCTTGCCTTATTTACAAAATGTGTGATGAGGTTTAACTatatttcattgaaaatcaCTATGTAGCTTTACAGCCAtacttgtagtgtccgtaccccctgTGGCCTACACAGAGTACCTTTAGTAAATAGTTATGGCTGATTGTTTCTCAATTGATCCATAATAATGCTCTGTTATTACTGGAAGTACATCTTTAAGTTGCATACATGTGAATGTTACACATGGCAGTCatcttgtagtgtccgtaccccctatAACCTCCGTTTAGAAAGAGGAGTAAATTATATGTGATGGCTGTTATGTTCCTTGACAGCCTGTTCTGTTGTTACTTTGGAAAACTTCTCAtggtttcagtgcttcaatgttGAATTCAAGCTACACAATTCTTGcaataaagtttgttttgcaaGGCATTAAAAAGTGAAGCGAGTTTATTGTTTGGCATCATAGGCTATGGGGCATCCATTTTCTTAGGATCATCAACAACAATTTACCAATCACTTTTTTGTACAAGCCAGCATTAAATCCTCCCTGACATATTGTAAAAATGTATATCCTCCATGCCCTCAATCAAATATATTAGGTTAAAAATGTTAATCATTTATGtgtgtagtgtccgtaccccatgCACATGGATTTCAAACCATCCCCCATAAAAATTCTTGCAGAGCAGTTTGTGCAGAGATGTTTCAGAACCTGAAACTCTGATCATCAGGCAACATTTTGGTAACAATCTCTTTTCAAATAAAGACAGATGAATTTTGACCCCTATTGACCCAAAGATGGAACACTCAATTGTGAAAATGCCGTAACTAAACCAATTCCACCGTAACAGTCTGTACTTTAAACTCCCTACCAAGAAACAGATAATCATTTTCCACAAAGATCCTGGAGGAATGCTTGCCAGATGTTAATTTTTAAACTTCAACGAGTTGTCACAGCCCAAGATTGTTTCTCAACTTCCTTTGTCTCTTAAAcctaacaacaattattattcatgaTCACagcttggaaaaaaattaatgtgaacaTAACCTGTCTCTAAGGCATAGGGAGAGTATACTCACATAAGGTGTCCTCAGACCATATTTGCTGCAGAACGTCACTTTGCATTCCCTCTTGTGTCCTGTGCGCTGGTCGAATGATCGACACACGTCAAATGCAGGAATGTAGACATGCAGTGATGCTGCAGTGTCTGTGTGACTGACATTCTCGACACGATGAAGACCAATGCTATCTGTTTAACCAAAAATTTGAATACTTTTAGTTTGTGTTCATTAACTATGCCTTTGCCCACAACTACAGCCCATAAATCAATGTGATGTAGTTAAGGCTATAACATAAAGGCTATCTGATGGAGTCTATGTTTTTAATATACCTAGTCCCTGCAtctaaaaggtaaaaaaaaggtaaagacaCTTTGTTTAAAGTCAGTAGTTTcttcagttacgagactggtatcaatggaagccaaTGGTGTACCCTTTTACTCCCCTCCCCTCCTTCTGTCAGTACTCCGTTTTATGGGCATTTAAAGCTGTGGCAACAAAGATCAGAGGAAAGTTGAAACAGACATTGAAGTCATCGAGTATTGAACCGGGGACCACTTGCTCCAAAAGACGCACACtacagggcacgaaattaactttttaggcaaggagccatctggctcctaaattttccaaagtggtcgccaaggccaaaaagttaggagccatttaaaaaaagatagttgaagaaacgcattatacagtagcgtcaaatggaagggttttcctagctttgaagtgaagtgtctgggcaaccaaaaaggacatttcacttcacaacATACAACGTAACAtttgaaaatccaagatggcggatgttgatATGTTCGGTTCATAGCATTCACGACGATTTTGCTTAACAGACCATATCGTTTgcgccgattcatctactttaaagcttcatttagttgcaaaatacatcaaggtaagatatacaaaactcaaagagttctggtcgccaacttggcgactaacttttgaatcttggtcgccagcacaataattttagtcgcattggtgACTGTATTGGGCATAATTTTGTGCCCTGCACTAACCAACTGAGTCACACCTACTCCTGCAACTATAAGAAATCAAATTTTTTCCAGTTCCAGACATAATTAAAAATAGCAGTACTTTTGTCTCACTTATTTTTCAGACTGCAAGTGTTGGTATGGGCAACCTTGCAGTTGAGTGTCTGAATTATGAATTACAAGAGCATAGCTTGTCCAAACAAAGCTGAAAGCATAAATTTTAAGGCACCACTGACAGCCTCTATATGGTCCACAGATATAATTAGCTGGGAGTTGATTTTGACAAAGGAGGAGATACCCTAAGAAGAAGTCTCAAATCGGCTCAGATCGACTGACActcaatatgcaaatttagaGATGTGAAACATAGAGCACAAAGCACTTGGTTTTCTAGATGGACACTCATccagtaataataaataattgttatttgATGTTGGATGGAGTTAATTATTATAACACCAGAGAAACACAGAGGAAAAGCAATACAATCCAAAGTCGTATTTGGAGCATGTTTTCCCATCTACAAAAAGCGTGACAAGTATTAAAACAAACCGTTTATGTAGTTGACTTCATTGGTTTCATAAAATCTTGATCCTTTTGGTTCAATAGGTTTCTCTGGTTCAGATTCTGATGGCCAAGGGAATTGTGTTTCCTTGAGTCTTCCATCTAGAACCTTTAAAAAGCAGTGGGAATCTGCATGGTCGTGAATCgagctgaaatttaaaaagaaaattctaagaatGAGTGCTAGTGTGGTGACAAATCCATCCATCTGTAAAGGAAAATTATTGCAAGACAAGAGGGCCAGTCCACCATAGTCTcagcaaaatgaaattcatattatAAAGTACTGGGAGCATTCAGGCATTACAAATAAACCCTAAAGTTCTTCCCTGTTCATGCAAAAAATGGAgtgttttcattcaaaaagTGTCAATGAAAGTGATGAATAAATGAGAAAATGATAAGAACAATAAAATAAGATCTTAAAAACAGGTCAAACAAAGCAGGATCTTTTGCTCATCAAATTTATAAATATACTTCTACTTTAATGTATTCTTAGTTTGCAAACCAGCTGAACCAATAAGTTGCTCCCGAAAGGTATTTTTTACAAATATCACCCTTGAATAAACAAAGTTACatagtaaaatctaactagtggtctattatcaatgctgcattctgatttgTTGAGCCACTACTATGTTAAGCCCACTAGTAACGAAAAGCACCagcatatttgtaatgttttggcagcaaaaaaggattaaagccTAACTTTAACTGGCGAAAGATGTGTTGTCTCGATATTATTTTGACCAACTAGTaagattttactaaaacaataatttattcctctcgctctcatggactctgagtcaatagtccaTGTGGCCGAAGTCCATttgggctcaaggaataattgttcaTTATTACACTCACCAGATGTGATTATTTGGTCAACAGAGTGTCTATCACGTGATGGAGAGATCAAACTTCAATCAACTAACAGCTGACTAAAAGtttaagaattttttctttcatcctAGTTCATTTTATAATTGTTGaagcttggttagtttagccaCTAAAATAGAATATTTTAACATTCAAATGCTCAATCATCTTTTTAAAAGAATTCCATGGTTGCAACACTAAAAGAAGACATCATATTTATGTCTGGACACTAGAATCGTCGTCTAGCTTTTTACATTGGAGGGAAACGTTGTTAATGCTACTacttttaaacaactactaccataataatattat
Protein-coding sequences here:
- the LOC136914414 gene encoding cysteine dioxygenase type 1-like; translation: METKLSLKSPETLEDVVKGLHVYFEEDHVDVEEVISFLSSYRSNPSDWSKYANYDPHRYTRNLVDEGNGKFNVIVLCWGEGQGSSIHDHADSHCFLKVLDGRLKETQFPWPSESEPEKPIEPKGSRFYETNEVNYINDSIGLHRVENVSHTDTAASLHVYIPAFDVCRSFDQRTGHKRECKVTFCSKYGLRTPYRPSSCTK